A region from the Lentimonas sp. CC4 genome encodes:
- a CDS encoding DUF1080 domain-containing protein, producing MKLTSIIATLNLCYSLLPLNAALVVDFTPSSTATAARQIPSPPYANPNDPGPDPSENKLPWDDAFPWFFQGTAGSNATVYGSFRYSERTVPSSGKPFYNANLSNSPVSLSDSHLQLTANITNNVVQDLHYTSFSSMLFWDSNDFLLSGDSFQFSDTSDDVLRLVYSYGTQNGNEPGEAIRFVIRDGSTYYVSNQGTNRLRFSANNTVEVNGASNGLKWASFEPGKSVSFNADNDPANYGLGDSLVFSSRIFNNVTGVGFLVNASRESMNATVGSRLDLVDFQAEMSAASNDGYSAPVSGDNLQGWTKMYRDALDPLADDVFQLNEAGVLHIYKDFPLGYCSDEPGNPTHAMLFTEKRYSRYILRFEYKWGNNLLNNYRQFQYDSGVFYHVTKENVWPRALEFQVRYDHVNDVNYTGDIWGNGMKFKWSHIAKRYALQSEGGKVISGQGGQYRAAEVSEVHSLDGQWNFCEIVVMGDEYAIHAVNGEVVNVITDLETKEGKIGIQAMSAEIMYRNIEVIEFEESLPIERFVGER from the coding sequence ATGAAACTTACCTCGATAATCGCGACTTTAAACCTCTGCTATAGCTTATTGCCATTGAATGCAGCGCTTGTCGTTGATTTTACCCCGAGCAGTACAGCCACCGCAGCCAGGCAAATTCCGTCGCCTCCCTATGCGAATCCTAACGATCCTGGCCCTGACCCTTCTGAAAATAAACTGCCCTGGGATGATGCCTTTCCTTGGTTTTTTCAGGGGACTGCGGGGAGCAATGCGACCGTCTATGGCAGTTTTCGTTACTCGGAGAGGACTGTGCCGAGTTCGGGTAAGCCATTTTACAATGCGAACCTTAGCAACAGCCCTGTTTCTCTGAGTGATTCGCATTTACAGCTGACGGCAAATATAACAAACAATGTGGTTCAAGATCTCCATTATACCAGCTTTTCATCAATGCTGTTCTGGGATTCTAATGACTTCCTTTTGAGCGGCGACAGTTTCCAGTTTTCAGACACATCGGATGATGTATTGCGGCTGGTGTATAGTTACGGGACTCAAAACGGTAACGAACCGGGGGAGGCGATCCGTTTTGTCATCCGCGATGGCTCCACCTACTACGTATCGAATCAGGGAACCAATAGACTCCGTTTTTCCGCGAACAATACTGTGGAAGTCAATGGCGCCTCGAACGGGCTAAAATGGGCGTCTTTTGAGCCAGGTAAATCGGTTTCTTTCAATGCCGATAATGATCCGGCAAACTACGGCCTAGGTGATTCGCTTGTATTCAGCAGTCGCATTTTCAATAATGTTACAGGCGTTGGTTTTTTGGTTAACGCCTCACGTGAGAGCATGAATGCAACGGTGGGCTCACGACTGGATCTCGTCGATTTTCAGGCAGAAATGAGCGCGGCTTCCAATGACGGATATTCGGCGCCTGTGAGTGGGGACAATCTGCAAGGTTGGACGAAAATGTATCGTGATGCATTAGATCCTCTTGCGGACGACGTTTTCCAGCTCAATGAGGCGGGTGTATTGCATATTTATAAAGATTTCCCTCTGGGCTATTGTAGCGATGAGCCGGGAAATCCGACACACGCGATGCTGTTTACAGAAAAACGCTATAGCCGGTATATTTTGCGCTTCGAATACAAGTGGGGAAACAACCTACTCAATAATTATAGGCAGTTTCAATACGACTCGGGTGTTTTCTATCACGTCACAAAAGAGAACGTGTGGCCTCGTGCGCTTGAGTTTCAGGTGCGCTACGATCATGTGAATGATGTCAATTATACCGGTGACATATGGGGTAACGGTATGAAGTTTAAATGGTCTCATATTGCCAAGCGCTATGCTCTACAATCTGAGGGAGGCAAGGTGATATCTGGCCAGGGTGGTCAGTATCGTGCGGCCGAAGTGTCTGAAGTGCACTCCTTGGATGGTCAGTGGAATTTCTGCGAAATCGTGGTAATGGGCGATGAATACGCTATCCATGCAGTTAACGGTGAGGTGGTTAACGTGATCACTGATTTAGAAACCAAAGAGGGCAAGATCGGTATTCAAGCTATGTCGGCTGAAATTATGTATCGCAACATTGAGGTTATCGAATTTGAGGAGTCTTTGCCTATTGAGAGATTTGTAGGTGAGCGTTGA
- a CDS encoding Gfo/Idh/MocA family oxidoreductase — protein MSPLSRRNFIKQSAVVGAGAFVLPRFSIGKPGGSPNSKLNIAMIGHGDIVGMAYNGLKGHNIVAIADVDQRTFSKHADKHSGAQTFTDYRRMLDRMGKEIDGVCINTPDHIHFPATIDAMERGLHVCTQKPLAHNIWQCRTLKKAKDKYGVVTNMANQGHTYHGIRQMREWVEADVFGDIKEVHLGTNGPNWNSRYFALPEGDRIGSDVVPQDLDWDLWLGPQSDRHFNKAYHPLTWRGFYDFGTGQFGDWFCHIGDGPVWILDLYEPFAVECIEKGPTLVDGMVPNNSLIKFEFKARGSKAPCTMYWYDGMNNGGSKIKHCPEWDMGKVPGNGSYWYGTKQNGYLDGRSNNPRLTTKQANLDFNKGADIPETYERLHGVKGPFDEWARCIQGELKECGSNFDYAAPMTEVALIGLIAQRFGGRIEWDPAKGITNRPELNAYVKEPTRRGWEYGMNLWK, from the coding sequence ATGAGCCCCTTATCCCGTCGAAATTTCATAAAACAGTCCGCCGTTGTTGGTGCCGGAGCTTTTGTTCTTCCCCGGTTTTCAATTGGTAAACCAGGTGGCTCACCTAACAGTAAGCTGAATATCGCGATGATTGGGCATGGCGATATCGTCGGCATGGCATATAATGGTTTGAAGGGGCACAATATTGTTGCGATTGCCGACGTGGATCAGCGCACGTTTAGTAAACATGCTGACAAGCACTCAGGAGCTCAGACCTTTACCGACTATCGTCGAATGCTCGACCGTATGGGGAAGGAGATTGATGGCGTGTGCATCAATACGCCCGACCACATCCATTTCCCTGCGACGATCGATGCGATGGAGCGTGGACTGCACGTTTGCACACAGAAGCCACTGGCTCATAATATCTGGCAGTGTCGCACGCTCAAGAAGGCGAAGGATAAGTATGGCGTGGTCACGAACATGGCGAACCAAGGTCACACCTATCATGGCATTCGCCAAATGCGGGAATGGGTCGAGGCAGATGTGTTTGGTGACATTAAGGAAGTGCACCTCGGCACCAACGGACCCAATTGGAATTCTCGCTATTTCGCCCTACCTGAGGGAGATCGTATTGGATCCGATGTCGTCCCACAGGATTTGGATTGGGATCTATGGTTGGGGCCTCAGAGTGATCGCCATTTCAATAAAGCTTACCACCCGCTGACATGGCGTGGCTTTTATGACTTCGGGACCGGACAGTTTGGTGACTGGTTCTGTCATATCGGTGACGGGCCAGTTTGGATTCTCGATCTCTATGAGCCTTTTGCCGTCGAGTGTATCGAGAAAGGACCCACTCTAGTTGATGGAATGGTGCCGAATAACAGTCTTATTAAGTTCGAGTTTAAAGCGCGCGGTAGCAAAGCACCTTGCACAATGTATTGGTATGACGGCATGAACAATGGCGGGAGTAAGATTAAGCATTGTCCTGAGTGGGATATGGGTAAGGTGCCGGGCAATGGTTCGTATTGGTATGGGACCAAGCAGAACGGCTATCTGGATGGGCGTTCCAATAATCCACGCTTGACCACCAAGCAGGCGAATCTCGACTTTAATAAGGGTGCGGACATTCCGGAGACTTATGAGCGCTTGCATGGAGTGAAAGGACCCTTCGATGAATGGGCGCGCTGTATCCAAGGCGAGCTCAAAGAGTGTGGTTCGAACTTCGACTACGCGGCCCCGATGACTGAGGTGGCGCTTATTGGACTGATCGCTCAGCGTTTTGGTGGTCGTATTGAGTGGGACCCCGCGAAGGGCATTACTAATCGTCCAGAGCTTAACGCTTATGTGAAAGAACCGACACGCCGTGGGTGGGAATACGGCATGAACTTATGGAAATAA
- a CDS encoding DUF1080 domain-containing protein: MRSLLNHTITYALVLGLLGLASCRSHTTEWRDLLDSELSQFEVWMGVPHASIDGLPEGTYKSDNVHNGTPMGLNADVKEVFSVYIEGDEPVLKVSGEIYGGLTTLEEFENYHLRVQVKWGDRKWEPRLDKLRDSGLLYHCHGEHGKFWKVWKACLEFQVQETDLGDFIGLGGAKGDVRSRKDGEGTRPVYDRQSEDYHSGYISAYPEPDQPHGEWNQLDLYVIGNRAIHVVNGELVMAVENARRKDGSSLTRGQLQLQSEAAEVHYKRLKIRPLAQFPERLLDLVSWQSAE, encoded by the coding sequence ATGCGATCTTTACTAAACCATACGATTACTTACGCACTTGTTCTTGGACTTCTAGGACTGGCTTCCTGTCGTTCTCATACGACTGAATGGCGTGATCTCTTGGACTCAGAGCTCTCTCAATTTGAAGTGTGGATGGGGGTCCCGCATGCTTCAATCGATGGTTTGCCTGAGGGCACTTATAAGTCGGATAACGTGCATAATGGCACACCGATGGGGCTGAATGCAGATGTGAAAGAAGTTTTTTCGGTTTACATTGAAGGCGACGAACCCGTGCTGAAGGTCTCGGGCGAGATCTACGGAGGCTTAACCACGCTAGAGGAGTTTGAGAACTATCACCTACGTGTGCAGGTGAAGTGGGGCGACCGGAAGTGGGAGCCGCGTTTAGATAAACTCCGCGACAGTGGATTGCTGTATCACTGCCATGGTGAGCATGGAAAGTTCTGGAAGGTCTGGAAGGCATGCCTTGAGTTTCAGGTTCAAGAAACGGATCTTGGAGACTTTATTGGTCTCGGTGGGGCTAAAGGCGATGTGCGTAGTCGTAAGGATGGTGAGGGGACTCGCCCGGTCTATGACCGACAGAGCGAAGACTACCACAGTGGCTACATTAGTGCTTATCCTGAGCCTGACCAGCCGCACGGCGAATGGAATCAGTTGGACCTTTATGTGATCGGCAATCGTGCGATCCATGTGGTGAATGGTGAACTAGTGATGGCTGTTGAAAATGCGCGCCGGAAGGATGGCTCATCGCTGACGCGTGGTCAGCTCCAGCTCCAATCAGAAGCAGCCGAAGTTCATTATAAACGACTGAAAATTCGACCGTTGGCTCAGTTTCCCGAGCGGCTCTTAGATTTAGTCAGCTGGCAGTCAGCCGAGTGA
- a CDS encoding DUF1080 domain-containing protein: protein MKSSSYTLLLLTASISLMTACKKQPEPTVDTSEVVEAATEYPKLFNGKDLTGWRSMIRDEMDPLADQVLQALDGVLHLFKDFPEGYGNDVKGNPTHGMLFTEQSYSHYMLRFEYKWGTKLVNNYDRWQYDSGVYYHVVEEKLWPRGLEFQIRYNHEKDQNHTGDFWGSGVSFNWSTGALKRYVPVSAGGEVVRKSQECLALEPETVHALNDEWNLCEVVVMGSDYAIHAVNGQIVNVATDLSVGQGRLEFSPKLQRYYSGILKLSSSTKRSLSRLSCNKSTLKRFAN, encoded by the coding sequence ATGAAGTCTTCATCATATACTTTATTACTTTTAACTGCGAGTATCAGCTTGATGACTGCTTGTAAGAAGCAGCCAGAACCTACTGTGGATACGTCTGAGGTCGTTGAGGCGGCCACCGAATATCCGAAGTTATTTAACGGTAAAGATCTTACTGGTTGGCGTTCGATGATTCGGGATGAAATGGACCCTTTGGCGGATCAGGTGCTTCAAGCGCTTGATGGGGTGCTTCATCTATTCAAGGACTTTCCTGAGGGCTATGGTAATGATGTGAAAGGCAACCCTACGCATGGGATGTTGTTTACGGAACAGTCTTATAGTCATTACATGCTGCGCTTTGAGTATAAGTGGGGGACTAAATTGGTGAATAATTACGACCGATGGCAGTATGACTCCGGCGTCTATTATCATGTGGTGGAGGAGAAATTATGGCCGAGGGGTTTGGAGTTTCAAATCCGCTATAATCATGAAAAAGATCAGAACCATACGGGCGACTTTTGGGGCTCAGGTGTATCGTTCAATTGGTCGACAGGTGCATTAAAACGCTACGTGCCAGTGTCTGCCGGAGGAGAGGTCGTGCGCAAGAGCCAGGAGTGTCTTGCACTCGAGCCCGAGACTGTGCATGCACTGAATGACGAGTGGAACTTATGTGAAGTGGTCGTCATGGGGAGTGACTATGCGATTCATGCTGTGAACGGCCAAATCGTGAATGTTGCGACCGATCTTAGTGTCGGACAGGGGCGATTGGAATTCAGTCCGAAACTGCAGAGATACTATTCCGGAATATTGAAATTATCGAGTTCGACGAAGCGCTCGCTATCGAGACTTTCGTGCAATAAATCAACTCTAAAAAGGTTTGCGAACTAA